A single genomic interval of Cucumis sativus cultivar 9930 chromosome 7, Cucumber_9930_V3, whole genome shotgun sequence harbors:
- the RAB7B gene encoding ras-related protein Rab-7b isoform X1, protein MPSRRRTLLKVIILGDSGVGKTSLMNQYVNKKFSNQYKATIGADFLTKEVQFEDRLFTLQIWDTAGQERFQSLGVAFYRGADCCVLVYDVNSMKSFDNLNNWREEFLIQASPSDPENFPFVVLGNKVDVDGGNSRVVSEKKARAWCASKGNIPYFETSAKEGINVEEAFQCIAKNALKSGEEEEIYLPDTIDVGSNNQPRSSGCDC, encoded by the exons ATGCCTTCCCGCAGAAGGACCCTCTTGAAGGTCATCATCCTTGGGGATAGCGG GGTGGGGAAGACCTCTTTGATGAACCA ATATGTGAATAAGAAGTTTAGTAATCAATACAAGGCCACCATTGGAGCTGATTTTTTGACTAAGGAGGTGCAATTTGAAGATAGACTTTTCACTTTGCAG ATATGGGATACAGCAGGCCAAGAACGATTCCAAAGTCTTGGTGTTGCTTTTTATCGAGGTGCTGATTGCTGCGTTCTGGTGTATGATGTCAATTCAATGAAATCATTTGACAATCTTAACAACTGGCGGGAAGAATTCCTTATCCAG GCAAGCCCTTCCGATCcggaaaattttccttttgttgttttagGAAATAAAGTTGATGTTGATGGCGGAAACAGTAGAGTT GTTTCAGAGAAAAAGGCACGAGCTTGGTGTGCATCAAAAGGGAATATCCCGTACTTTGAAACTTCTGCCAAAGAAGGCATTAACGTAGAAGAGGCATTTCAATGCATTGCAAAAAATGCCCTCAAAAGtggggaagaggaagagat ATACTTACCCGATACCATTGATGTTGGGAGCAACAATCAGCCAAGATCATCTGGATGTGACTGCTGA